In one Mucilaginibacter ginsenosidivorax genomic region, the following are encoded:
- a CDS encoding aryl-sulfate sulfotransferase has product MSIKDSFFSRCWLMMAVLTGTAVFSGCGNGQIIEQVNVGLHNNNELKIQVDVTTSKAVDIRVKYWADVPKSIGFYTPVSKANTKHSFVLTNIAPDTKYFYNIVTLQNGVEKVSKTYDFKSHQLPLFLQDQFKAKTAEKTTLPAEFNDGLMLINKRYAPGIAYLVDSWGNIRWYHMIDRVGFKVINFTKDNTLLSILGRNDEPTSYGSEILEINLLGDTLLHLKKGQGDFKQTIHHEILKNDKGQIVTLFVDQKIMDLTCIGGAQKDTVNGDGIMVMDTKGKQLYKWSVFDVLDPLKDKKLLKTKKDWMHANSLNYDTDGNYLMSFYNNGQIWKIDAKTGKVIYKFGKGGDIAMPAECNFTQAHAAHINAKGELMFFDNGVEKHQSGVFAMKIDEQSKTSKIDTHFLLPKQIFNGRMGSAYLVNDTTTLVCCSKRHIIVLTNNKGVLQWTMETSVPTYRAGFIKYKQLDPYLKPLSISW; this is encoded by the coding sequence ATGAGTATAAAAGATAGTTTTTTTTCCAGGTGTTGGCTGATGATGGCCGTGCTGACAGGTACTGCCGTTTTTAGCGGATGCGGTAACGGGCAAATTATTGAACAGGTAAATGTTGGCTTGCATAATAACAACGAATTAAAGATCCAGGTTGATGTAACAACTTCAAAAGCTGTAGATATACGCGTAAAATACTGGGCCGATGTGCCTAAAAGTATCGGGTTTTATACTCCGGTATCAAAAGCTAATACTAAACATTCGTTTGTACTTACCAATATCGCGCCCGATACCAAATACTTTTATAACATCGTCACTCTGCAAAATGGCGTCGAGAAAGTAAGTAAAACTTACGATTTTAAATCGCACCAGTTACCGCTTTTTCTGCAGGATCAGTTTAAGGCAAAAACCGCCGAAAAAACAACACTGCCTGCTGAGTTTAATGATGGCCTGATGCTCATCAATAAACGCTATGCACCCGGTATAGCCTATTTGGTTGATTCGTGGGGAAACATCAGGTGGTACCACATGATAGATAGGGTTGGCTTTAAGGTAATTAACTTTACAAAAGATAATACTTTGCTTTCTATTTTAGGCCGTAATGACGAGCCTACCAGCTACGGCAGCGAGATATTGGAAATTAATCTGCTGGGCGACACCTTACTGCACCTTAAAAAGGGCCAGGGCGATTTTAAGCAAACCATACACCATGAGATTTTAAAAAATGATAAAGGGCAGATAGTCACCCTTTTTGTAGATCAAAAGATCATGGATTTAACCTGCATTGGCGGTGCCCAAAAAGATACCGTTAATGGCGATGGTATTATGGTGATGGATACCAAAGGCAAACAGCTTTATAAATGGAGCGTGTTTGATGTGCTCGATCCGCTGAAAGATAAAAAACTGCTGAAAACCAAAAAAGACTGGATGCACGCCAACAGCCTGAATTATGATACCGATGGCAATTACCTCATGTCGTTTTACAACAACGGCCAGATATGGAAGATTGACGCCAAAACGGGCAAAGTGATTTATAAATTTGGCAAAGGCGGCGATATTGCCATGCCTGCCGAATGTAATTTTACCCAGGCCCACGCAGCCCACATTAATGCCAAAGGCGAACTGATGTTTTTTGATAACGGGGTAGAAAAACACCAGTCGGGTGTGTTTGCCATGAAGATTGACGAGCAGAGCAAAACCTCGAAGATTGATACACACTTCCTGCTGCCCAAACAAATTTTTAACGGGAGGATGGGCAGTGCATACCTGGTAAATGATACCACCACGTTGGTGTGCTGCTCAAAAAGGCACATCATAGTATTAACCAATAATAAAGGCGTTTTGCAGTGGACTATGGAAACATCTGTGCCAACCTATCGCGCCGGCTTTATCAAATACAAACAGCTCGATCCGTATTTAAAACCATTAAGTATATCCTGGTGA
- a CDS encoding c-type cytochrome, with protein MIKYIKVNKKYQYVVILFAIFVLANSVQLFSSCNANGGTPAGSADSVTTAADSLVSIDTAKIPHGKYGDAVKYGRQLMLHTAYYIGPNGVNGHYTGNKMNCTNCHRDAGTRPYAFNLVRSFKDYPQYRAREGRILSLAERINNCVMRPNLGRPLPLDSREMVSIMAYLKFLSDSSHVDARTKGLKNMTVELPDVAASSDHGEKLYAQHCERCHAKNGEGKMAFDNVAYQYPPVWGLLAYRPGSSMHRVVKLAQWLKANMPYDKTTPGTTFLTDAEALDIAAYINDDKKHQRPAAKTTKEEDYPNHEEKAIDYDKGPFKDPFSEQQHKYGPYKPIIDYWEGKGITPVI; from the coding sequence ATGATTAAGTATATTAAAGTGAATAAAAAATATCAATATGTAGTAATCTTGTTTGCCATTTTTGTTTTGGCAAACAGCGTACAATTATTTTCGTCCTGCAACGCAAATGGCGGTACACCAGCAGGCAGTGCCGACTCTGTGACAACAGCAGCCGATAGCCTGGTAAGTATTGATACCGCAAAAATACCACATGGCAAATATGGCGATGCGGTGAAGTACGGCAGGCAGCTGATGTTGCATACTGCGTATTATATCGGCCCCAATGGCGTTAACGGCCATTATACGGGTAATAAAATGAATTGTACCAATTGCCACCGGGATGCGGGCACACGCCCTTATGCTTTTAATTTGGTAAGGTCGTTTAAAGATTATCCGCAGTACCGTGCAAGGGAAGGCCGCATTTTATCGCTGGCCGAGCGGATTAACAACTGCGTAATGCGGCCAAACCTGGGCAGGCCTTTGCCGCTGGATAGCAGGGAAATGGTATCTATAATGGCCTATTTAAAGTTCCTGAGCGATTCATCACACGTTGATGCCCGTACCAAAGGGCTAAAAAACATGACGGTTGAACTGCCCGATGTAGCGGCATCATCTGATCATGGCGAGAAGCTTTACGCGCAGCATTGCGAACGTTGCCACGCAAAAAACGGCGAGGGCAAAATGGCTTTTGATAACGTAGCATACCAATACCCGCCAGTATGGGGACTGCTGGCATATCGCCCGGGCTCCAGTATGCACCGTGTAGTTAAACTGGCGCAATGGTTAAAAGCCAATATGCCTTATGATAAAACCACGCCCGGCACCACGTTTTTAACGGATGCCGAAGCATTGGACATAGCAGCTTATATAAACGATGATAAAAAACATCAGCGGCCCGCTGCCAAGACAACCAAAGAGGAGGACTATCCTAACCACGAAGAGAAAGCAATTGATTATGATAAAGGGCCATTTAAAGATCCTTTTTCAGAACAACAACATAAATATGGGCCCTATAAGCCAATTATTGATTACTGGGAAGGTAAGGGAATTACGCCGGTTATTTAA
- a CDS encoding DUF5107 domain-containing protein: protein MKKQWLMALCFYIGTGSAFAQQEASVKEYNKIIISYPFSDPNPIPNFTNVYPYFRYDGFTDKPVSKEWKIVELENQYIRLTIMPQIGGKIWSAIEKSTGKPIVYENHVIKFRDIAMRGPWTSGGIEPNYGIIGHTPNSVTPVDYLTRKNTDGSVSCIISVLDLLTSTTWTMEVNLPKDKAYFTTKSFWYNSTPIEQPYYHWMNTGIKTKGNLQYIFPGTNYLGHQGEYSDWPVNKQNGKDISFYENNNFGGYKSYHVFGKYTDFFGAYWHDDDFGMARYGGHEDKAGKKIWIWGLSDQGMIWEKLLTDNDGQYSEIQSGRLFNQTSPKSTFTPFKHKSFAPGASDTWTEYWYPVMKTKGFVKANNYGALNVKAADGWLKLYFNPVQKTADVLEVKQGGQVIYSKKLTLNPLQIFADSIKADAKDVIVSIGGNKLIYDAGPDADNLSRPLDLPAGFDWNSTYGLYTQGKELMDQKMYPDAEIKLTEALNKDPYYLPALVQSAVLMYHNMRYTDALNYIKTALSINTNDGAANYYYGVINTQLGNVVDAKDGFDIASLSVEYRNAAYSALGSLYLKEKNYEKALEFASKALDFNRYDIGALQVQAIAYRQLKDDKKAAEVLETILVFEPLSHFAAFEKYLLNATEANKTGFGSMIRNEQPIESYLELADSYYKNGCVNESEQVLQLSPVNALVVYKLAYLAHQQGKSYAELLTKANALSAAFVFPFRNSDAEVLQWVVQQNSSWKPKYFLALLYKDRNRIAESKKLFAQCDNLPDFAPFYAARAAMQMGTSDIADLKMATKLDKGWRYNKLLGEYYVNHNQYADALATVEPFYKAHQDNYITGILYAKTLLLNRRYNECGKLLARINILPFEGATIGRELYRETELMQAVQKIKSKNYSGAIAFINQAKKWPANLGVGKPYAENVDERLEDWMNYQCYLKKGDTDEANKSLQKIIAFKPKIENTVSNFLPANDLVTAWAIEKLQDRGAAANWLNTEIKQYPDDKVLQWVKAVFEAKRYQQTTISDAGIRILKELI from the coding sequence ATGAAGAAACAATGGTTGATGGCCTTATGCTTTTACATAGGCACAGGGAGTGCTTTTGCCCAGCAGGAAGCAAGTGTAAAGGAGTATAACAAAATAATTATCAGTTATCCCTTCTCTGATCCTAACCCAATCCCCAACTTTACCAACGTTTACCCGTATTTCCGTTACGACGGATTTACGGATAAACCGGTATCAAAAGAATGGAAGATAGTAGAGCTGGAAAACCAGTACATCAGGCTTACCATAATGCCACAGATAGGAGGGAAGATTTGGTCGGCTATCGAAAAATCAACCGGTAAGCCTATTGTTTATGAAAATCATGTGATCAAATTCAGGGACATTGCCATGCGCGGCCCCTGGACAAGCGGCGGTATCGAACCTAATTACGGCATCATCGGCCATACTCCAAATTCGGTAACGCCGGTTGATTACCTTACCCGTAAAAACACCGATGGCAGTGTAAGCTGCATCATCAGCGTACTTGACCTGCTCACCAGCACCACCTGGACAATGGAGGTTAACCTGCCTAAAGATAAAGCATACTTTACCACTAAATCGTTCTGGTACAACTCGACCCCGATTGAGCAGCCCTATTACCATTGGATGAACACCGGGATAAAAACAAAGGGTAACCTGCAATATATTTTTCCGGGTACCAATTACCTGGGCCACCAGGGAGAGTATAGCGACTGGCCGGTAAATAAACAAAACGGGAAGGACATATCTTTTTACGAAAACAACAATTTTGGCGGCTACAAATCATACCACGTATTTGGCAAGTACACCGATTTTTTTGGTGCTTACTGGCACGATGATGATTTTGGCATGGCACGTTATGGCGGCCACGAAGATAAAGCAGGCAAAAAGATCTGGATATGGGGACTATCAGACCAGGGTATGATATGGGAAAAATTGCTGACTGATAACGACGGGCAATATTCTGAAATTCAATCGGGCAGGTTGTTTAATCAAACATCGCCTAAAAGTACTTTTACACCATTTAAACATAAAAGTTTTGCACCCGGCGCATCAGATACCTGGACGGAGTATTGGTACCCGGTTATGAAAACCAAAGGCTTTGTAAAAGCTAATAACTACGGTGCCTTAAATGTGAAAGCCGCTGATGGCTGGCTCAAATTATACTTTAACCCGGTACAAAAAACAGCTGATGTGCTTGAAGTAAAACAGGGCGGTCAGGTTATCTACAGTAAAAAATTAACCCTTAATCCCCTACAAATCTTCGCTGATTCTATCAAGGCGGATGCCAAAGATGTAATAGTAAGCATAGGCGGCAACAAACTCATTTATGATGCCGGGCCAGATGCCGATAATTTAAGCCGACCGCTTGATTTACCAGCCGGTTTTGACTGGAACAGCACCTATGGCCTGTACACACAGGGTAAAGAATTAATGGATCAAAAAATGTACCCCGATGCAGAAATCAAGCTAACCGAAGCATTAAATAAAGACCCATATTACCTGCCCGCACTGGTGCAAAGCGCTGTACTGATGTATCATAATATGCGCTATACTGATGCTTTAAACTACATTAAAACCGCTTTGAGCATCAACACTAACGATGGGGCTGCCAATTATTATTACGGCGTTATCAATACACAATTAGGAAACGTGGTTGACGCCAAAGATGGTTTTGATATTGCGTCGTTATCGGTAGAATACAGAAACGCTGCTTATTCGGCTTTAGGTAGTTTGTATCTTAAAGAAAAGAATTACGAAAAGGCCCTTGAGTTTGCTTCAAAGGCGCTGGATTTTAACAGGTATGATATAGGAGCTTTGCAGGTGCAGGCCATTGCTTACCGGCAGTTAAAGGACGATAAAAAGGCTGCCGAAGTATTGGAAACGATATTGGTTTTTGAACCGCTTAGCCATTTCGCCGCGTTTGAAAAGTATTTGTTAAATGCAACAGAAGCAAATAAAACAGGCTTCGGCTCCATGATCCGGAACGAGCAACCTATTGAAAGTTATTTAGAGCTTGCGGATAGTTATTATAAAAACGGCTGTGTTAACGAAAGTGAGCAGGTTTTGCAGCTATCGCCGGTTAATGCTTTGGTTGTTTATAAGCTGGCCTATTTAGCGCATCAACAAGGAAAATCTTACGCAGAACTGCTGACCAAAGCCAACGCGTTAAGCGCCGCCTTTGTGTTTCCGTTCCGCAATAGCGATGCTGAGGTATTACAATGGGTAGTGCAGCAAAACAGCAGCTGGAAACCTAAGTATTTCCTGGCGCTGTTGTATAAAGACCGTAACCGGATAGCGGAAAGCAAAAAGCTTTTTGCCCAATGCGATAATCTGCCAGATTTTGCGCCATTTTATGCTGCCCGGGCGGCCATGCAGATGGGAACAAGCGATATTGCCGATTTAAAAATGGCGACAAAGTTGGACAAGGGCTGGCGCTATAATAAATTGCTTGGCGAGTACTATGTAAATCATAATCAATATGCCGATGCTTTGGCTACCGTGGAACCTTTTTATAAAGCTCACCAGGATAATTACATCACCGGAATTTTATATGCCAAAACACTGTTACTTAACAGGCGCTATAACGAATGTGGTAAATTATTAGCCCGTATTAACATTCTGCCTTTTGAAGGCGCTACTATTGGCCGCGAACTATATCGCGAAACAGAACTGATGCAGGCGGTCCAAAAAATAAAATCGAAAAACTATAGTGGTGCAATAGCTTTTATCAACCAAGCAAAAAAATGGCCTGCTAATCTTGGCGTAGGGAAACCATATGCCGAAAACGTGGACGAACGCCTGGAGGATTGGATGAACTATCAATGCTATCTCAAAAAAGGGGATACTGATGAAGCCAACAAATCCCTGCAAAAAATTATTGCCTTTAAACCCAAAATAGAGAATACGGTAAGTAACTTTTTACCGGCGAATGATTTGGTTACGGCCTGGGCAATTGAAAAACTACAGGATAGGGGTGCTGCTGCCAATTGGCTGAATACCGAGATTAAACAATATCCCGATGACAAAGTATTGCAATGGGTTAAGGCCGTGTTTGAAGCTAAACGCTATCAGCAAACAACAATAAGCGATGCCGGGATACGGATACTTAAAGAGTTGATTTAA
- a CDS encoding mechanosensitive ion channel family protein: MKIEKLYDHVYDWIIKYGPGLIVGVLVLLVGLWLINLFVKWSHSGMHRKNVDPSLKPFLLSLIAVALRILLVLGVMQIVGIQMTLFAALIGALGVAVGLALSGTLQNFASGVLILLLKPFVVGDNIIAQGQEGTVISIQIFYTVITTYDNRTVIVPNSKLSNEVIINISREGTRRLDLELKMPNNIDIKEVKSVIDEAINKTESILPKPERRIGVGTIEADGYRINVNLWVNAHGFQDTKLAIQEIILQSIKDAGIKIPGM; encoded by the coding sequence ATGAAGATTGAGAAGCTATATGACCACGTGTACGACTGGATAATTAAATACGGACCCGGCTTAATTGTTGGTGTGCTGGTGTTATTGGTGGGGCTTTGGCTCATCAACCTGTTTGTAAAATGGTCGCACTCGGGGATGCACAGGAAGAATGTGGATCCCTCTTTAAAACCCTTCCTGCTAAGCCTGATCGCGGTTGCGTTAAGGATATTACTTGTATTGGGTGTAATGCAAATAGTAGGCATCCAGATGACTTTGTTTGCAGCCCTTATAGGTGCCTTGGGTGTAGCTGTCGGGCTGGCTTTATCGGGCACATTGCAAAACTTTGCCAGCGGCGTACTCATTTTGCTGCTAAAGCCTTTTGTAGTTGGCGATAATATTATTGCCCAGGGACAGGAAGGAACGGTAATCTCGATCCAGATATTTTACACCGTGATAACTACCTATGATAACCGTACAGTGATAGTACCTAACAGCAAACTATCAAACGAGGTGATCATCAATATCAGTCGTGAAGGCACGCGCCGGTTAGACCTGGAATTAAAAATGCCAAACAACATCGATATCAAAGAGGTAAAATCTGTTATAGATGAAGCTATAAACAAAACCGAAAGCATTTTACCAAAGCCAGAACGGCGGATTGGCGTGGGCACCATAGAAGCCGATGGCTACCGGATTAATGTAAACCTGTGGGTAAATGCGCACGGTTTCCAGGACACCAAGCTGGCCATACAAGAGATCATTTTGCAAAGCATTAAAGATGCAGGCATCAAAATCCCCGGGATGTAA
- a CDS encoding glycoside hydrolase domain-containing protein gives MKKQLFAIIFLLGGFTASAQKIPYTNCEKCWLPDSLGNHRVVLSYTGSSAAIVVADIPWRRRDANPQDKRIILVDAKTNKKITNVYVNDITREKGKITFEPTSGTGTYYVYYMPYKNEGRSNYPRGVYLKPEKTASNEWMQKVSNYDAVTGVTVKAFQSIDAFNSFYPMEVIATKAETNALIGKNEKEDFLVFPEDRLNAIRMTKDLPQRWIELGPQNKYTGVAARGENFAFQLGVYALQNIENVKVTFSNLTSPAGKIIPASALFCINTGGTTYDAKPLTKTVNVAQGDIQALWCGVDVPVSALPSIYTGKATILADGKAAKVITISIKVNSKILKDGGVNEPYKMTRLGWLNSTMAQENTVIAPYTPLKVDGNTISLLGRKVEVNKDGFPKQVQTYFTPEMTEYAATPNNLLTEGIHFHFINADGKKINLKSQGVQFNKKEAGTVQWTAVNANDSLQMDVSASLEFDGFMAYTVKVKALQDVSLKEINMHIPLKKDFAKYMMGLGQKGGDRPENFEWKWDVAHKNQDGAWVGNVNGGLQYSLRDEKYVRPLNTNFYLQKPLILPSSWGNDNKGGIKIAFDGKAVLVNNYSGERNLKKGEELYYNFTLLITPFHTINTDFQWATRFYHAYKPIDTIKAAGASLINIHHATAINPTINYPFIAWHKMKAYDDSAHSAGLKVKIYNTIRELSNHAYETFALRSLGHEIYSPGKGGGFSWLQEHVGDDYIAAWFVPEIKDAAIINSGMNRWHNYYVEGMNWLTQNVGIDGIYLDDVAFDRVTMKRVKRVLIKDGHPGIIDLHSANQYNKSDGFNNSANLYMEHFPYLNRLWFGEYFDYEKNDPDFFLTEVSGIPFGLMGEMLQGGGNKWRGMVYGMTNRMPWSDGADPRPIWKAWDNFGMKGTKMIGYWVNDNPVKTDKTKVLATVYKKAGAAMVSIASWEDADTDFKLTIDWKKLGIDPAKATITAPEIKSFQPAKTFGLNDRIPVEKGKGWLLIIK, from the coding sequence ATGAAAAAACAACTTTTCGCCATCATTTTTCTGTTAGGTGGTTTTACTGCTTCGGCACAAAAAATACCTTATACCAATTGCGAAAAATGCTGGCTGCCCGATTCATTAGGAAATCACCGGGTAGTACTATCATACACAGGTTCGTCGGCAGCAATAGTGGTGGCTGATATTCCCTGGAGAAGGCGTGACGCCAACCCACAGGATAAGCGTATTATTTTGGTTGATGCAAAAACAAACAAAAAAATAACCAACGTATACGTAAACGATATCACCCGGGAAAAAGGTAAAATAACTTTTGAACCAACTTCGGGAACGGGTACGTACTATGTTTATTACATGCCTTACAAAAATGAAGGCCGATCTAACTATCCAAGGGGAGTTTATTTAAAGCCCGAGAAAACGGCCTCGAACGAATGGATGCAAAAAGTATCTAACTATGATGCTGTTACAGGGGTTACCGTTAAGGCTTTTCAATCCATAGATGCTTTCAATAGCTTTTACCCGATGGAGGTGATAGCCACTAAAGCAGAGACCAATGCTTTGATCGGCAAAAATGAAAAAGAAGACTTCCTGGTTTTCCCGGAAGACAGGTTAAACGCCATCCGTATGACCAAAGATTTGCCACAACGATGGATAGAACTCGGTCCGCAAAACAAATATACGGGAGTGGCTGCCCGTGGCGAAAACTTTGCCTTTCAGTTGGGTGTTTACGCGCTGCAGAACATCGAAAATGTAAAGGTTACATTTAGTAACCTTACTTCGCCGGCCGGCAAAATCATCCCCGCATCGGCATTGTTTTGCATCAATACAGGCGGTACCACTTATGATGCTAAACCGCTAACCAAAACCGTAAACGTAGCGCAGGGCGATATCCAGGCTTTATGGTGCGGTGTGGATGTGCCCGTTTCCGCTTTGCCATCAATTTATACAGGTAAAGCTACTATCCTGGCTGATGGCAAGGCTGCCAAAGTGATTACAATATCTATAAAGGTAAACAGCAAAATACTAAAAGATGGCGGCGTAAATGAGCCTTATAAAATGACCCGCCTGGGGTGGTTAAATTCAACCATGGCGCAGGAAAATACGGTAATTGCACCGTACACACCATTAAAAGTTGATGGCAATACTATTAGCCTGCTGGGCAGAAAGGTGGAGGTAAATAAAGATGGTTTCCCTAAACAGGTACAAACTTACTTTACGCCCGAAATGACGGAATACGCCGCCACGCCAAATAACCTGCTTACCGAAGGCATTCACTTTCATTTTATAAATGCTGACGGCAAAAAAATTAACCTGAAAAGCCAGGGTGTGCAATTCAATAAAAAAGAAGCCGGTACAGTACAGTGGACAGCCGTAAACGCTAATGATAGCCTGCAAATGGATGTATCCGCATCGCTGGAGTTTGACGGCTTTATGGCTTATACGGTAAAGGTAAAAGCCTTGCAGGACGTAAGTTTAAAGGAGATAAATATGCATATCCCCCTTAAAAAGGACTTTGCCAAATATATGATGGGCCTTGGTCAAAAAGGCGGAGACCGGCCCGAAAATTTTGAGTGGAAATGGGATGTGGCCCATAAAAACCAGGATGGCGCCTGGGTTGGCAACGTAAACGGTGGTTTGCAGTATTCGCTGCGCGATGAAAAATACGTTCGTCCGCTTAATACCAATTTCTACCTGCAAAAACCATTGATCCTGCCATCGTCATGGGGCAATGATAATAAAGGCGGTATAAAAATTGCCTTTGACGGTAAAGCGGTGCTGGTAAACAACTACAGCGGCGAACGGAATTTGAAAAAAGGAGAGGAGCTGTACTACAACTTTACCTTGCTTATTACCCCTTTCCATACCATTAACACCGATTTTCAGTGGGCCACCAGGTTTTATCATGCTTACAAACCTATTGATACCATTAAGGCAGCAGGTGCAAGCTTAATAAACATTCACCATGCTACGGCAATCAACCCAACCATCAACTACCCGTTTATTGCCTGGCATAAAATGAAGGCCTATGATGATTCGGCTCATTCGGCAGGGTTAAAAGTGAAAATTTACAACACCATACGCGAGTTATCCAACCATGCTTATGAAACTTTCGCGCTCCGCAGCCTTGGGCACGAAATTTATTCGCCCGGTAAAGGTGGCGGTTTCAGCTGGCTGCAGGAGCACGTTGGCGACGATTACATTGCCGCCTGGTTTGTTCCCGAAATTAAGGATGCCGCCATTATTAACAGTGGCATGAACCGCTGGCATAACTACTACGTAGAAGGCATGAACTGGCTTACCCAAAACGTAGGTATTGATGGCATTTATTTAGACGATGTGGCCTTTGACCGTGTAACTATGAAGCGTGTTAAACGCGTACTTATTAAAGATGGGCACCCCGGTATAATCGATCTTCACTCGGCCAATCAATACAACAAAAGTGATGGTTTTAATAACAGCGCCAACCTGTACATGGAGCATTTTCCATACCTGAACCGCCTGTGGTTTGGCGAATACTTTGACTACGAAAAGAATGACCCCGATTTTTTCCTGACCGAGGTAAGCGGTATCCCGTTTGGTTTAATGGGCGAAATGTTGCAAGGCGGCGGTAATAAATGGCGGGGTATGGTATACGGGATGACTAACCGCATGCCCTGGAGCGATGGCGCCGATCCGAGACCGATATGGAAAGCCTGGGATAACTTTGGTATGAAGGGCACCAAAATGATTGGCTACTGGGTTAATGATAACCCGGTAAAAACCGATAAAACCAAGGTACTGGCAACTGTTTACAAAAAAGCTGGTGCGGCAATGGTATCTATAGCCAGCTGGGAAGATGCCGATACCGATTTTAAATTGACTATCGACTGGAAAAAACTGGGCATCGACCCTGCTAAAGCCACAATTACCGCACCGGAAATCAAAAGTTTCCAGCCGGCTAAAACATTTGGTTTAAATGACAGGATTCCGGTTGAAAAGGGAAAAGGCTGGTTATTGATCATTAAATAA